A portion of the Burkholderia pseudomultivorans genome contains these proteins:
- a CDS encoding multidrug efflux RND transporter permease subunit has translation MSQFFIRRPVFAWVIALFIILLGLIAIPELPVARYPSVAPPTVTITATYPGATPQTMSDSVLSLIERELSGVRNLLYFESSADTSGQAQITVTFKPGTDPAMAQVDVQNKLKSVEPRLPPVVRQNGVIVQSAATGFLLFVGLKSESGRYDENALADYMARNVVEDLRRVEGVGKVQLFGSEQAMRIWVDPQKLITYGLSMNDLTTAVSQQNVQIAPGSLGAAPALPGQRVTVPLTAQGQLTTPEQFAKIVLRANANGSKVVLGDVARVELGPQSFTFVNSENGKPATFAGVQLAPGANAVKTAQAVRDQLDMIAKTMPAGMTYSIPFDTAPFVKISIEKVVHTLLEAMVLVFLVMYLFLQNVRYTLIPAIVAPVAMLGTFTVMLLTGFSINVLTMFGMVLAIGIIVDDAIVVVENVERLMVEEGLSPKDATLKAMKEITGAIIGITLVLTAVFLPMAMSSGSVGVIYQQFTLSMAVSILFSALLALTLTPALCATMLKPIEHGHHEKRGFFGWFNRRFDRLTQWYETRVGRLVGRTGRVMLLFVAISIALVFGFRMLPSSFLPEEDQGYFMTGFLLPADSTVERTGDVVKTLEKHLASRPAIQSSISIIGYGFSGLGPNAALNYAVLKDWNKREGSSSTEEAMRAQAAMGGVTEGTVMSLLPPAIDELGTSSGFTMRLQDRANQGYAALKAAEAKLLELAAQSKVVTGVYPDSLPAGTSVKLEIDRDKAEALGVSFTTISDTLSAAMGSTYVNDFPNAGRMQQVIIQADAPARMQIDNVMKLYVRNAAGGMVPLSEVVHPVWSETPLQLVRFQGYPSARISGGAAPGHSSGAAMAEMERLAAQLPPGFTVAWTGQSLQERESASQAPMLMALSMVVVFLVLAALYESWAIPLSVMLVVPLGLIGALAAVMLRGLPNDVFFKVGMITVIGLSAKNAILIVEFAKQLREEGKGLIEAAVQSSKLRLRPILMTSLAFGLGVVPLVIASGASSETQHAIGTGVLGGMIAATVLAIFFVPVFFVFVMSVQERLSAWLASGRKRAAATHEQEG, from the coding sequence ATGTCTCAATTCTTCATCCGACGGCCGGTGTTCGCATGGGTGATCGCCCTGTTCATCATCCTGCTCGGCCTGATCGCGATCCCCGAGTTGCCGGTCGCGCGCTATCCGTCGGTCGCGCCGCCGACCGTCACCATTACCGCCACCTATCCGGGCGCCACGCCGCAGACGATGAGCGACAGCGTGCTGAGCCTCATCGAGCGCGAGCTGTCCGGTGTGCGCAACCTGCTGTACTTCGAATCGTCGGCCGATACCTCCGGTCAGGCGCAGATCACCGTCACCTTCAAGCCGGGCACCGATCCGGCGATGGCGCAGGTCGACGTGCAGAACAAGCTCAAGTCGGTCGAGCCGCGCCTGCCGCCCGTCGTGCGGCAGAACGGCGTGATCGTGCAATCGGCCGCCACCGGATTCCTGTTGTTCGTCGGCCTGAAGTCGGAGAGCGGCCGCTACGACGAGAACGCACTCGCGGACTACATGGCGCGCAACGTCGTCGAGGACCTGCGCCGCGTCGAGGGCGTCGGCAAGGTCCAGCTGTTCGGCTCCGAACAGGCGATGCGCATCTGGGTCGATCCGCAGAAGCTGATCACCTACGGCCTGTCGATGAACGACCTGACGACGGCCGTCAGCCAGCAGAACGTGCAGATCGCGCCGGGCAGCCTCGGTGCGGCGCCCGCGCTGCCCGGCCAGCGCGTGACGGTGCCGCTCACCGCGCAAGGCCAGCTGACGACGCCCGAGCAGTTCGCGAAGATCGTGCTGCGCGCGAACGCGAACGGCTCGAAGGTCGTGCTTGGCGATGTCGCGCGCGTCGAACTCGGCCCGCAGTCGTTCACCTTCGTCAACAGCGAAAACGGCAAACCCGCCACCTTCGCGGGCGTGCAGCTCGCGCCGGGCGCCAACGCGGTGAAGACCGCGCAGGCCGTGCGCGACCAGCTGGACATGATCGCGAAGACGATGCCGGCCGGCATGACCTACTCGATTCCGTTCGACACCGCGCCGTTCGTGAAGATCTCGATCGAGAAGGTCGTGCACACGCTGCTCGAGGCAATGGTGCTCGTGTTCCTGGTGATGTACCTGTTCCTGCAGAACGTGCGCTACACGCTGATCCCGGCGATCGTCGCGCCGGTCGCGATGCTCGGCACCTTCACGGTCATGCTGCTGACCGGCTTCTCGATCAACGTGCTGACGATGTTCGGCATGGTGCTCGCGATCGGCATCATCGTCGACGATGCGATCGTCGTGGTCGAGAACGTCGAACGCCTGATGGTGGAAGAAGGCTTGTCGCCGAAGGACGCGACGCTCAAGGCCATGAAGGAAATCACCGGCGCAATCATCGGCATCACGCTGGTGCTGACGGCCGTGTTCCTGCCGATGGCAATGTCGAGCGGCTCGGTCGGCGTGATCTATCAGCAGTTCACGCTGTCGATGGCCGTGTCGATCCTGTTCTCCGCCCTGCTCGCGCTGACGCTGACGCCGGCCCTGTGCGCAACGATGCTCAAGCCGATCGAGCATGGGCACCATGAGAAACGCGGCTTCTTCGGCTGGTTCAACCGTCGCTTCGATCGCCTGACGCAATGGTACGAGACGCGCGTCGGCCGCCTGGTCGGTCGCACCGGTCGCGTGATGCTGCTGTTCGTTGCGATCTCGATTGCGCTGGTGTTCGGCTTCCGCATGCTGCCGTCGTCGTTCCTGCCCGAGGAAGACCAGGGCTACTTCATGACCGGCTTCCTGCTGCCGGCCGATTCGACCGTCGAGCGCACGGGTGATGTGGTCAAGACGCTCGAAAAGCATCTCGCGTCGCGTCCGGCGATCCAGTCGAGCATCTCGATCATCGGCTACGGCTTCTCCGGCCTCGGTCCGAACGCGGCGCTGAACTACGCGGTGCTCAAGGACTGGAACAAGCGCGAGGGCTCGTCCTCGACCGAAGAAGCGATGCGCGCGCAGGCCGCGATGGGTGGCGTGACCGAAGGCACGGTCATGAGCCTGTTGCCGCCGGCGATCGACGAGCTCGGCACCAGTTCGGGATTCACGATGCGCCTGCAGGATCGCGCGAACCAGGGCTACGCCGCACTCAAGGCAGCCGAGGCGAAGCTGCTCGAACTCGCCGCGCAAAGCAAGGTCGTGACGGGCGTCTATCCGGACAGCCTGCCGGCCGGCACGAGCGTGAAGCTGGAGATCGACCGCGACAAGGCCGAAGCGCTCGGCGTGTCGTTCACGACCATCAGCGACACGTTGTCGGCCGCGATGGGCTCGACCTATGTGAACGACTTCCCGAACGCGGGCCGCATGCAGCAGGTGATCATCCAGGCCGATGCGCCGGCCCGCATGCAGATCGACAACGTGATGAAGCTCTATGTGCGCAATGCGGCCGGCGGCATGGTGCCGCTGTCGGAAGTCGTGCATCCGGTCTGGTCGGAGACGCCGCTCCAACTGGTGCGTTTCCAGGGCTACCCGTCCGCGCGGATCTCCGGCGGCGCCGCGCCCGGCCACTCGAGCGGCGCGGCGATGGCCGAGATGGAACGTCTGGCCGCGCAGTTGCCGCCCGGCTTCACGGTCGCGTGGACCGGCCAGTCGCTGCAGGAGCGCGAATCGGCCTCGCAGGCGCCGATGCTGATGGCGCTGTCGATGGTCGTCGTGTTCCTGGTGCTGGCGGCGCTCTACGAGAGCTGGGCGATTCCGTTGTCGGTGATGCTCGTGGTGCCGCTCGGGCTGATCGGCGCACTCGCCGCGGTGATGCTGCGCGGCCTGCCGAACGACGTGTTCTTCAAGGTCGGGATGATCACCGTGATCGGTCTGTCGGCCAAGAACGCGATCCTGATCGTCGAATTCGCAAAGCAGTTGCGCGAGGAAGGCAAGGGGCTGATCGAGGCGGCCGTGCAGTCGTCGAAGCTGCGCCTGCGCCCGATCCTGATGACCTCGCTCGCGTTCGGGCTCGGCGTGGTGCCGCTCGTCATCGCCTCCGGCGCGAGCTCGGAGACGCAGCACGCGATCGGCACCGGCGTGCTGGGCGGCATGATCGCCGCCACCGTGCTGGCCATTTTCTTCGTTCCGGTGTTCTTCGTGTTCGTGATGAGCGTGCAGGAACGTCTCTCGGCATGGCTCGCATCGGGCAGGAAGCGCGCCGCCGCCACCCACGAACAGGAAGGTTGA
- a CDS encoding efflux RND transporter periplasmic adaptor subunit produces the protein MKNQKRCCHGAVCALVAAMLAGCGPAEQPAAAPPTPVAAMTLTASRLDVTEDLPGRVAAVRIAEIRPQVSGIVQRRLFEQGTEVRIGQPLFQINPAPFKAEMDTAAASLQRAQAALDRAKVQTARFKPLVEADAISRQVYDDAVSQRDQAAADVAQARATLARRQLDLKFATVEAPIAGRIDQALVTEGALVSSSDSQPMARIQQIDQVYVDVRQPAASLDALRGALAAQPQASDANGVPVDVLRADDSRYDVKGRMLFSGVNVDPGTGDVLVRVLVDNPRRELLPGMYVRARIPRAHYDHALTVPQQAIVRAGGKPQVWVLDAKGTAHLKAVEVGELSNRNYRIKSGLQAGQKVVVEGMERLSEGAPVAASPWQAPTAVTTASSH, from the coding sequence ATGAAGAATCAGAAACGATGCTGCCACGGCGCCGTCTGCGCGCTGGTGGCGGCGATGCTGGCGGGTTGCGGGCCCGCCGAGCAACCGGCTGCCGCACCGCCCACGCCGGTGGCGGCGATGACGCTGACCGCCTCGCGCCTCGACGTGACCGAAGACCTGCCGGGCCGCGTCGCGGCCGTGCGGATCGCCGAGATCCGGCCGCAGGTGAGCGGCATCGTCCAGCGCCGACTGTTCGAGCAAGGTACCGAAGTCCGTATCGGGCAGCCGCTGTTCCAGATCAATCCCGCGCCGTTCAAAGCCGAAATGGACACCGCCGCCGCATCGCTGCAGCGCGCGCAGGCCGCGCTTGACCGCGCAAAGGTGCAGACGGCGCGCTTCAAGCCGCTCGTCGAGGCCGATGCGATCAGCCGCCAGGTGTACGACGACGCCGTATCGCAACGCGACCAGGCCGCGGCCGACGTCGCGCAGGCCCGCGCGACGCTCGCGCGCCGCCAGCTCGACCTGAAGTTCGCGACCGTCGAAGCGCCGATCGCCGGCCGCATCGACCAGGCGCTCGTGACCGAAGGTGCGCTGGTGTCGAGCAGCGACAGCCAGCCGATGGCGCGCATCCAGCAGATCGACCAGGTCTACGTGGACGTGCGCCAGCCGGCCGCGTCGCTCGACGCGCTGCGCGGCGCGCTCGCGGCGCAGCCGCAAGCGTCGGACGCCAATGGCGTGCCGGTCGACGTGCTGCGCGCCGACGACTCGCGCTACGACGTGAAGGGCCGCATGCTGTTCTCGGGCGTCAACGTCGATCCCGGCACCGGCGACGTGCTCGTGCGCGTGCTCGTCGACAACCCGAGGCGCGAGCTTCTGCCGGGCATGTACGTGCGTGCCCGCATCCCGCGCGCGCACTACGACCACGCGCTGACCGTACCGCAGCAGGCAATCGTCCGCGCCGGCGGCAAGCCGCAGGTCTGGGTGCTCGACGCCAAGGGTACGGCCCACCTGAAGGCCGTCGAAGTCGGCGAACTGTCGAACCGCAATTACCGCATCAAGTCGGGGCTGCAGGCCGGACAGAAGGTCGTGGTCGAAGGCATGGAGCGCCTGAGCGAAGGCGCGCCCGTCGCGGCGAGCCCGTGGCAGGCGCCCACGGCGGTCACGACCGCCTCGTCGCACTGA
- a CDS encoding ATP-binding protein, producing the protein MKLDGLSRQIALTMGAVVFGVTLLLVLTAYLFYYLLYMYRPSAFNLSDWTPTGPEWVWLIATTTVGLGLSVFVATHLARRILEPLNSVTDGIRRVARGDLGARAVAGDRSLREAALLADNFNALASELQRVTEERAFWNAAIAHELRTPVTVLRGRLQGLAEGVFTPSESLYRSLLAQVEGFTRLIEDLRVVSLADSGHLSIEIRETDLAEEVRAVVDAFAHALQAAGQHPAFDLDTRQMRCDPVRIRQALLALLENARRHAVPGAIRIHTRVEGGMCRLRVEDDGPGIPADFRPHVFQAFRRIDDTQAAGSGLGLAVVAAIAQAHQGKAVCEPTGTGGTRFELQWPDNLALTPAHQRFPA; encoded by the coding sequence ATGAAGCTCGACGGGCTGAGCCGCCAGATCGCGCTGACGATGGGCGCGGTGGTGTTTGGCGTCACGCTGCTGCTCGTGCTGACGGCCTACCTGTTCTATTACCTGCTGTACATGTACCGGCCGTCGGCCTTCAACCTGTCGGACTGGACGCCGACCGGCCCCGAATGGGTCTGGCTGATCGCGACCACGACGGTCGGTCTCGGGCTGTCCGTGTTCGTCGCGACCCACCTCGCGCGGCGCATCCTCGAGCCGCTGAACTCGGTGACGGACGGCATCCGCCGCGTCGCACGCGGCGACCTCGGCGCGCGTGCCGTCGCCGGCGATCGTTCGCTGCGCGAAGCGGCGCTGCTCGCCGACAATTTCAACGCGCTCGCGAGCGAGCTGCAGCGCGTCACCGAAGAGCGTGCCTTCTGGAACGCGGCGATCGCGCATGAACTGCGCACGCCCGTCACCGTGCTGCGCGGGCGCCTGCAGGGGCTCGCCGAAGGCGTGTTCACGCCGAGCGAATCGCTCTATCGCAGCCTGCTCGCGCAGGTCGAAGGATTTACGCGGCTGATCGAGGATCTGCGCGTGGTCAGCCTCGCCGACAGCGGTCACCTGAGCATCGAGATCCGCGAAACGGATCTCGCCGAAGAGGTGCGCGCGGTCGTCGACGCCTTCGCGCACGCGCTGCAGGCCGCCGGCCAGCATCCGGCGTTCGACCTCGATACGCGGCAGATGCGCTGCGACCCGGTGCGCATTCGCCAGGCGCTGCTGGCGCTGCTAGAGAACGCGCGCCGCCATGCGGTGCCCGGTGCGATCCGGATTCACACGCGCGTCGAAGGCGGCATGTGCCGGCTTCGCGTCGAGGACGACGGCCCCGGCATCCCGGCCGATTTCCGGCCGCACGTGTTCCAGGCGTTCAGGCGTATCGACGATACGCAGGCTGCCGGCAGCGGTCTCGGGCTCGCCGTCGTCGCGGCGATCGCGCAGGCGCATCAGGGTAAGGCCGTGTGCGAGCCGACCGGCACGGGCGGCACGCGCTTCGAGTTGCAGTGGCCGGACAACCTCGCGCTCACGCCGGCGCATCAGCGTTTTCCGGCTTGA
- a CDS encoding response regulator gives MPDHSSFSGAGQRAQALVLIAEDEPEIAEILTAYFARSGLRTVHAADGRRALELHLSIKPDLVLLDVQMPQVDGWKVLAEIRHRGDTPVIMLTALDQDVDKLTGLRIGADDYVVKPFNPAEVVARAQAVLRRSMAAPRDEAQSVLRAAPFEIDLERHEATVEVEGTRHTLALTLTEFKLLAQLARAPRRVFTRAELMATCLPEGDALERTVDSHVSKLRKKLDDLGVTGVPASVRGVGYKLWSGE, from the coding sequence ATGCCCGATCATTCTTCCTTTTCCGGCGCCGGCCAGCGTGCCCAGGCACTCGTCCTCATTGCCGAGGATGAACCCGAAATCGCCGAGATCCTGACCGCCTACTTCGCACGCAGCGGCCTGCGCACCGTGCACGCGGCCGACGGCCGCCGCGCGCTCGAACTCCACCTGTCGATCAAGCCCGACCTCGTGCTGCTCGACGTGCAGATGCCACAGGTCGACGGCTGGAAGGTGCTCGCGGAGATCCGCCATCGCGGCGACACGCCCGTCATCATGCTGACCGCACTCGACCAGGACGTCGACAAGCTCACCGGCCTGCGCATCGGCGCCGACGACTACGTGGTCAAGCCGTTCAATCCGGCCGAGGTCGTTGCGCGCGCGCAGGCCGTCCTGCGTCGCTCGATGGCCGCGCCGCGCGACGAAGCACAGTCGGTACTGCGCGCCGCGCCGTTCGAGATCGACCTCGAACGCCACGAAGCGACGGTCGAGGTCGAAGGCACGCGCCACACGCTCGCGCTGACGCTCACCGAATTCAAGCTGCTCGCGCAACTGGCGCGCGCGCCCCGTCGCGTATTCACGCGCGCCGAACTGATGGCGACCTGCCTGCCGGAGGGCGATGCGCTGGAGCGCACGGTCGACAGCCACGTCAGCAAGCTGCGCAAGAAGCTCGACGATCTCGGTGTGACAGGCGTGCCGGCAAGCGTGCGCGGCGTCGGCTACAAGCTGTGGAGCGGCGAATGA
- a CDS encoding transketolase family protein, whose protein sequence is MSTVEKKPRLKTSAMIASIAAEGQLTRSAPFGHALAELARTKTDVIGMTADLGKYTDLHIFAKEFPERYYQMGMAEQLLMGAAAGFAHEGAQPFVTTYAVFATRRAYDFIHQTIAEDNLDVKIVAALPGLTTGYGPSHQAAEDLALMRAMPNMTVIDPCDALDIEQMVPAIAAHEGPVYARLLRGNVPAVLDEYDYTFELGKAKLLRDGNDVLLISSGLMTMRSLEVAKLLEADNIGVGVLHVPTIKPLDTATILREAKRTGRMVIVAENHTVIGGLGEAVACTLLGAGVTPTFRQIALPDAFLDAGALPTLHDRYGISAVTMAASIRTWLV, encoded by the coding sequence ATGAGCACCGTCGAAAAGAAACCGCGCCTGAAAACCTCCGCGATGATCGCGTCGATCGCGGCCGAAGGCCAACTGACGCGTTCCGCGCCGTTCGGCCATGCACTCGCCGAACTGGCGCGCACGAAGACCGACGTGATCGGCATGACGGCCGACCTCGGCAAGTACACCGACCTGCACATCTTCGCGAAGGAATTTCCCGAGCGTTACTATCAGATGGGCATGGCCGAGCAATTGCTGATGGGCGCGGCAGCGGGCTTCGCGCACGAAGGGGCGCAACCGTTCGTGACGACGTATGCGGTGTTCGCGACGCGACGCGCGTACGACTTCATCCATCAGACGATCGCCGAAGACAACCTCGACGTGAAGATCGTTGCCGCACTGCCCGGCCTGACGACCGGCTACGGTCCGAGCCACCAGGCTGCCGAAGATCTCGCGTTGATGCGCGCCATGCCGAACATGACAGTCATCGATCCGTGCGACGCGCTCGATATCGAACAGATGGTACCCGCCATCGCCGCACACGAAGGCCCGGTGTACGCGCGCCTGTTGCGCGGCAACGTGCCCGCCGTGCTCGACGAATACGACTACACGTTCGAACTCGGCAAGGCCAAGCTGCTGCGCGACGGCAACGACGTGCTGCTGATCTCGTCCGGGCTCATGACGATGCGCTCGCTCGAAGTCGCGAAGCTGCTGGAGGCGGACAATATCGGCGTCGGTGTGCTGCATGTGCCGACCATCAAGCCGCTCGATACCGCCACGATTCTGCGCGAAGCGAAGCGCACGGGCCGTATGGTGATCGTCGCGGAGAATCACACGGTGATCGGCGGCCTGGGCGAAGCGGTGGCGTGCACGCTGCTCGGCGCGGGCGTGACGCCGACGTTCCGGCAGATCGCGCTGCCCGACGCGTTTCTCGATGCCGGCGCGCTGCCAACGCTGCACGACCGCTATGGCATTTCGGCAGTCACCATGGCTGCGTCCATCAGGACATGGCTCGTATGA
- a CDS encoding transketolase has product MRTDLIANEVSLAERAYRIRRNALLMGEVQGQGYIGQALDIADVLAVAYFGAMRYRPEDPEWEARDRFLLSNGHYAIALYAALFEAGILPAEELETYGSDDSRLPMSGMASYTPGMEMSGGSLGQGLTIAVGRCLGLKRKNADAFVYTLFSDGELDEGAIWEGLMSAAHWKLDNLIAMVDVNNQQADGPSTQIMAFEPLVDKLEAFGWYAQRVNGNDIEAVKQAFDNARNHDKPQPRIIVCDTKMGCGVPFLEEREKNHFIRVDAHEWKLALDALEAGRQA; this is encoded by the coding sequence ATGAGAACCGACCTCATCGCCAACGAGGTTTCGCTCGCCGAGCGCGCGTACCGGATCAGGCGGAATGCGCTGCTGATGGGCGAAGTACAGGGCCAGGGCTATATCGGCCAGGCGCTCGATATCGCGGATGTGCTCGCCGTCGCGTACTTCGGCGCAATGCGTTACCGGCCCGAGGATCCCGAATGGGAAGCGCGTGACCGCTTCCTGTTGTCCAACGGACACTACGCAATTGCGCTGTACGCCGCGCTGTTCGAAGCGGGCATCTTGCCCGCCGAAGAACTCGAAACCTACGGAAGCGACGACAGTCGCCTGCCCATGTCCGGCATGGCGAGCTACACGCCGGGCATGGAGATGTCCGGCGGCTCGCTCGGCCAGGGTTTGACGATCGCCGTTGGCCGATGCCTCGGACTCAAGCGCAAGAACGCCGACGCTTTCGTTTACACGCTCTTCTCCGATGGTGAACTCGATGAGGGCGCGATCTGGGAAGGCTTGATGTCGGCCGCGCACTGGAAGCTCGACAACCTGATCGCCATGGTCGATGTCAACAACCAGCAGGCCGACGGCCCGTCGACGCAGATCATGGCCTTCGAGCCGCTCGTCGACAAGCTCGAAGCGTTCGGCTGGTACGCGCAACGCGTGAACGGAAACGACATCGAGGCCGTGAAGCAAGCATTCGACAATGCGCGCAATCACGACAAGCCGCAGCCGCGCATCATCGTCTGCGATACGAAGATGGGGTGCGGCGTGCCGTTCCTTGAAGAACGGGAGAAGAATCACTTTATCCGCGTCGATGCGCACGAGTGGAAGCTCGCACTCGACGCACTGGAAGCAGGGAGACAAGCATGA
- a CDS encoding MFS transporter, producing MKSRYTAQPMPGDAILHNESSTFEAKTYAKVSRRLIPFLMLCYLGAYLDRVNVGFAKLQMLNDLRFSETVYGMGAGIFFLGYFLFEVPSNLILHKVGARKWLARIMLTWAVISASFVFVKSPTVFYMLRFLLGVAEAGFAPGVILYLTYWYPSARRAKALSLFFMAIPLAGIIGGPLSGWIMHSLHGAMAMAGWKWLFLLEAVPSLLLGAAILFYLDDSIEKATWLTDTEKSLLTRNVAGDDAHKTAHLSIGAFIGDRRLWLMAAIYFCVVLGQYGLTFWLPTIIRKAGVSDPLWVGIFTAIPYLCAIVALPLIGMSADRRRERRYHLAIPMLIAAAGFATLPVLGSVAASIICLSIAAAGILAASSQFWSLPTALLGGVSAAAGIAAVNCFANLAGFFSPAIVGWLNDLTGKSTAGLVFISVAVTLGAALVFLVPARSVNR from the coding sequence ATGAAATCCCGATACACCGCCCAGCCAATGCCGGGCGACGCGATCCTTCACAACGAATCATCGACATTCGAAGCCAAAACCTATGCGAAGGTGAGCCGTCGACTGATTCCCTTCCTGATGCTGTGCTATCTGGGCGCATACCTCGATCGCGTCAACGTCGGCTTCGCGAAACTGCAGATGCTGAACGATCTGCGCTTCAGCGAAACCGTCTACGGAATGGGCGCAGGCATCTTCTTTCTCGGCTATTTCCTTTTCGAAGTACCGAGCAATCTCATTCTCCACAAGGTCGGTGCGCGCAAGTGGCTGGCGCGGATCATGCTCACATGGGCCGTCATCTCCGCAAGCTTCGTGTTCGTGAAATCGCCGACCGTGTTTTACATGCTGCGGTTTCTGCTCGGCGTCGCAGAAGCAGGCTTCGCGCCGGGCGTAATCCTCTACCTGACTTACTGGTATCCGTCGGCGCGCCGTGCGAAAGCGCTGTCGTTGTTTTTCATGGCGATTCCGCTGGCAGGCATCATCGGCGGTCCGCTGTCGGGCTGGATCATGCATTCGCTGCACGGTGCGATGGCGATGGCAGGATGGAAGTGGCTGTTTCTGCTCGAAGCCGTGCCGTCTCTGCTGCTCGGCGCAGCAATCCTGTTTTACCTCGATGACAGCATCGAGAAGGCAACGTGGCTCACCGACACCGAGAAGTCGCTGCTCACCCGCAATGTCGCCGGAGACGACGCGCACAAGACCGCCCACCTGTCGATCGGCGCGTTCATCGGCGACCGCCGTCTGTGGCTGATGGCTGCGATCTACTTCTGCGTCGTGCTCGGCCAGTACGGCCTGACCTTCTGGCTGCCGACCATCATCCGCAAAGCCGGGGTATCGGACCCGCTCTGGGTCGGCATTTTCACGGCGATTCCGTATCTGTGCGCCATCGTCGCGCTGCCGCTGATCGGCATGAGTGCGGACCGCCGCCGCGAACGCCGCTACCACCTCGCCATTCCGATGCTGATCGCCGCTGCGGGTTTTGCCACGTTGCCGGTGCTCGGCAGCGTCGCGGCATCGATCATCTGCCTGAGCATTGCCGCCGCCGGCATCCTCGCCGCGTCCTCCCAGTTCTGGTCGCTGCCGACGGCGCTGCTCGGCGGCGTATCCGCGGCGGCGGGCATCGCGGCGGTGAACTGTTTCGCCAATCTGGCGGGATTCTTCTCCCCAGCCATCGTCGGCTGGCTCAATGACCTGACGGGCAAATCGACCGCGGGCCTCGTCTTTATCTCCGTCGCGGTGACGCTCGGTGCTGCGCTGGTCTTTCTCGTTCCGGCCAGATCCGTCAACCGCTGA
- a CDS encoding SDR family NAD(P)-dependent oxidoreductase, with protein MLLENKIIVVTGAASPRGIGKATAKALAAQGARIAILDLRKEDAQAAAADLGTEHLGLACDVTDKDACVAAARATLERYGRIDGLVNNAGITQPVRTLDIGSRDFDAIVDVNLRGTLYMSQAVIPAMQEQNGGSIVCMSSVSAQRGGGIFGGPHYSAAKAGVLGLAKAMAREFGADHIRVNAITPGLIQTDITGDKLTPDMRADIIKGIPLGRLGDATDVANACLFLVSDLSTYLTGITLDVNGGMLIH; from the coding sequence ATGCTGCTCGAGAACAAGATTATCGTGGTGACAGGCGCGGCCTCGCCGCGCGGTATCGGCAAGGCGACCGCAAAGGCGCTGGCAGCGCAGGGCGCGCGTATCGCGATCCTCGATCTGCGCAAGGAAGATGCGCAAGCCGCCGCCGCCGACCTCGGCACCGAACATCTCGGGCTGGCCTGCGACGTGACCGACAAGGACGCCTGTGTAGCGGCTGCGCGTGCCACGCTCGAACGATATGGCCGCATCGACGGGCTCGTCAACAATGCAGGCATCACGCAGCCGGTTCGCACGCTCGACATCGGCAGCAGGGACTTCGACGCGATCGTCGACGTCAACCTGCGCGGCACGCTGTATATGTCGCAAGCCGTGATTCCGGCGATGCAGGAACAGAACGGCGGCAGCATCGTGTGCATGTCGTCCGTTTCCGCGCAACGCGGTGGCGGCATCTTCGGCGGGCCGCACTATAGCGCCGCCAAAGCGGGCGTGCTCGGACTCGCCAAAGCGATGGCGCGCGAGTTCGGCGCAGATCATATTCGCGTGAACGCCATCACACCCGGCCTGATCCAGACCGACATCACCGGCGACAAACTCACGCCCGACATGCGCGCAGACATCATCAAGGGCATTCCGCTCGGGCGGCTCGGCGATGCGACCGACGTCGCGAACGCATGCCTCTTCCTGGTCAGCGACCTGTCGACCTATCTGACAGGCATCACGCTCGACGTGAACGGCGGCATGCTGATTCACTGA